A genome region from Blautia coccoides includes the following:
- a CDS encoding spore coat associated protein CotJA, producing the protein MEKCRMNYQGVRPYYPPNREMPARDNCRRTPCGCNCNCDMVDNTSIYEHADKLPLTMAYVPMQKFKTTFELCKALQMGTIFPELCKPFCGKRGGCR; encoded by the coding sequence ATGGAAAAATGTCGAATGAATTATCAGGGCGTCCGTCCGTACTATCCGCCGAATAGAGAAATGCCGGCCCGCGATAACTGCCGCCGTACACCCTGTGGCTGTAACTGTAATTGTGATATGGTAGACAACACCTCAATCTATGAACATGCCGACAAGCTGCCGCTTACTATGGCATATGTACCCATGCAAAAATTCAAAACTACCTTTGAACTTTGCAAAGCGCTGCAGATGGGAACCATCTTCCCTGAACTTTGCAAGCCATTCTGTGGAAAGAGAGGTGGATGTCGATGA
- a CDS encoding manganese catalase family protein — protein sequence MWNYEKRLQYPINIKTPNAKAALFIMSQYGGPDGEIAASMRYLSQRFAMPNRIAMGTLNDIGTSFLLLPPYLPIVLRQVKYAT from the coding sequence ATGTGGAATTATGAGAAGAGATTACAGTATCCGATAAATATTAAGACTCCGAATGCCAAGGCTGCTTTGTTTATTATGAGTCAGTATGGTGGACCAGATGGAGAAATTGCCGCTTCTATGCGTTATCTGTCACAGCGGTTCGCCATGCCGAATCGCATCGCCATGGGTACCCTGAATGATATAGGTACATCGTTCTTGCTATTGCCCCCATATCTCCCCATCGTACTACGCCAGGTTAAGTATGCCACATAG
- a CDS encoding spore coat protein CotJB, giving the protein MKECRRSKSQLMQLINEVSFAVNDMNLYLDTHPDDKSAMEFMCDKIRIREEALKEYAMYYGPLTIATADDDCSNSWDWVMQPWPWE; this is encoded by the coding sequence ATGAAGGAATGCAGACGCAGCAAATCCCAGTTAATGCAGCTGATCAATGAAGTCAGCTTCGCCGTCAACGATATGAATCTCTACCTTGACACTCACCCGGATGACAAGTCCGCTATGGAATTTATGTGCGATAAAATCCGCATCCGCGAAGAAGCGCTGAAAGAATACGCCATGTACTATGGCCCGCTTACCATTGCAACTGCTGATGATGACTGCAGCAACTCATGGGATTGGGTAATGCAGCCGTGGCCTTGGGAATAG